One window of Macrococcus sp. 19Msa1099 genomic DNA carries:
- the groES gene encoding co-chaperone GroES — protein MLKPYGNRVVIQKTERETTTASGIVLTDSAKEKTNEGTVVAVGTGRILNNGERVEIGVSVGDRVVYEPFGGTEVKTGDESYIVLKEEDIIAIVE, from the coding sequence GTGTTAAAACCATATGGAAATCGTGTTGTAATTCAAAAGACTGAAAGAGAGACAACGACAGCAAGTGGAATCGTCTTAACAGATTCTGCGAAAGAGAAGACAAATGAAGGGACTGTAGTTGCAGTAGGTACAGGACGCATCCTGAATAATGGTGAACGCGTTGAGATTGGTGTTAGCGTTGGTGACCGTGTCGTGTATGAGCCATTCGGCGGTACTGAAGTTAAGACTGGTGATGAATCTTATATCGTATTAAAAGAAGAAGATATTATTGCAATAGTAGAATAG
- a CDS encoding transposase, giving the protein MFILNKKHDLDFKLKLIKEYKEGNIGYDSLSNKYDIDPSQLKTWTYQFDTFGIDGLISSMTRKKYSTDEKLRIIQYRITNQLSYKETARIFDITNPTLIAQWQMKYNQYGILGLESKPKGRASKTMKNKKVDNTSLNESERQELIRLREENRRLEIAIALEKKLQSLARKNQTKK; this is encoded by the coding sequence GTGTTTATTTTGAATAAAAAGCATGATCTTGATTTTAAATTAAAACTAATCAAAGAATATAAAGAAGGAAATATTGGTTATGATTCATTAAGTAACAAATATGATATCGATCCTTCACAACTAAAAACATGGACTTACCAATTTGATACCTTCGGTATTGACGGTCTTATATCCAGTATGACCAGAAAGAAATATTCAACAGATGAAAAATTAAGAATCATTCAGTATAGAATTACTAATCAACTTTCATATAAAGAAACTGCTAGAATCTTTGATATTACTAATCCTACTTTAATAGCTCAGTGGCAGATGAAATACAATCAATATGGTATCCTAGGTTTAGAATCAAAACCGAAGGGTCGTGCGTCTAAAACTATGAAAAATAAAAAGGTTGATAACACTAGTTTAAACGAAAGTGAACGACAAGAATTAATACGCTTACGTGAGGAAAACAGGAGATTAGAAATCGCAATTGCTCTCGAAAAAAAGTTACAATCCTTAGCTCGAAAAAATCAAACAAAGAAATAG
- the groL gene encoding chaperonin GroEL (60 kDa chaperone family; promotes refolding of misfolded polypeptides especially under stressful conditions; forms two stacked rings of heptamers to form a barrel-shaped 14mer; ends can be capped by GroES; misfolded proteins enter the barrel where they are refolded when GroES binds) → MVKEIKFSEDARRAMLAGVDKLADAVKVTLGPKGRNVVLDKKFVAPLITNDGVTIAKEIELEDPYENMGAKLVAEVANKTNEIAGDGTTTATVLAQAMIQEGLKNVTSGANPVGIRQGIDKAVAVALEELAAISKAVSSKEEIAQVGSISAADEEIGQFISEAMEKVGNDGVITIEESKGFKTELEVVEGMQFDRGYASPYMVTDSDKMIADLENPYILITDKKISSFQDILPILEQVVQTSRPILIVAEDVDGDALTNIVLNRLRGTFTAVAVKAPGFGDRRKAMLEDLAILTGGQVITDDLGLELKDTTVEMLGNASKVHVTKDNTTIVEGRGDASNIDARVGQLKAQIEETTSEFDKEKLQERLAKLAGGVAVIKVGAATETELKERKLRIEDALNSTRAAVEEGIVAGGGTALVSIYNKVAAVEATGDVATGVKIVLKALEAPIRQIAENAGLEGSVIVEKIKHAETGVGYNAATDEWVNMIDAGIVDPTKVTRSALQNAASVAAMFLTTEAVVAEMPEDNPAPDMGMGGMPGMM, encoded by the coding sequence ATGGTTAAAGAGATTAAGTTTTCTGAAGATGCAAGACGAGCAATGCTTGCAGGTGTAGATAAATTAGCAGACGCAGTTAAAGTAACACTTGGACCTAAAGGACGTAACGTTGTATTAGATAAGAAGTTTGTTGCACCTTTAATTACAAATGATGGTGTAACAATTGCGAAAGAAATTGAATTAGAAGATCCTTATGAGAACATGGGTGCAAAACTTGTTGCTGAAGTAGCGAACAAGACAAATGAAATTGCTGGTGACGGTACGACAACTGCAACGGTACTCGCACAAGCCATGATTCAAGAAGGTCTGAAGAACGTAACGAGTGGCGCTAACCCAGTTGGTATTCGTCAAGGTATCGATAAAGCAGTAGCAGTAGCACTAGAAGAACTTGCAGCAATCTCTAAAGCAGTATCAAGCAAAGAAGAAATCGCGCAAGTAGGTAGCATCTCAGCAGCTGACGAAGAAATCGGTCAGTTCATCTCTGAAGCGATGGAGAAAGTCGGTAACGACGGTGTCATCACAATCGAAGAATCTAAAGGATTCAAGACTGAACTTGAAGTCGTTGAAGGTATGCAGTTCGATCGTGGCTATGCTTCACCTTATATGGTAACAGATTCAGATAAGATGATTGCAGACTTAGAGAATCCTTACATCTTAATTACAGATAAGAAGATCTCTTCATTCCAGGACATCTTACCGATCTTAGAACAAGTCGTTCAAACATCACGTCCAATCTTAATCGTAGCTGAAGACGTTGATGGCGACGCACTGACAAACATCGTATTGAACCGTCTACGCGGAACATTCACTGCAGTAGCAGTTAAAGCACCAGGATTTGGTGACCGTCGTAAAGCGATGTTAGAAGACTTAGCGATTCTTACAGGTGGACAAGTGATTACTGACGACCTTGGATTAGAATTAAAAGACACAACAGTAGAAATGTTAGGTAACGCTAGTAAAGTTCATGTAACGAAAGATAACACAACAATCGTTGAAGGACGCGGCGATGCTTCAAACATCGATGCACGTGTTGGACAATTAAAAGCTCAAATCGAAGAAACAACTTCTGAATTCGATAAAGAGAAGTTACAAGAACGTTTAGCGAAGCTAGCAGGTGGTGTTGCAGTGATTAAAGTCGGTGCTGCAACTGAAACAGAACTTAAAGAACGCAAATTACGTATCGAAGATGCATTAAACTCTACACGCGCAGCAGTAGAAGAAGGTATCGTTGCAGGTGGAGGAACAGCATTAGTATCTATCTACAACAAGGTTGCAGCAGTTGAAGCAACAGGCGACGTTGCGACAGGTGTGAAGATCGTACTGAAAGCACTTGAAGCACCAATCCGTCAAATCGCTGAGAATGCAGGACTTGAAGGCTCAGTGATTGTTGAGAAGATTAAACACGCTGAAACAGGTGTCGGCTATAACGCTGCAACGGATGAGTGGGTAAACATGATCGACGCAGGTATCGTTGACCCAACAAAAGTAACGCGCTCAGCATTACAAAACGCAGCAAGTGTTGCGGCAATGTTCTTAACAACTGAGGCAGTAGTAGCAGAAATGCCAGAAGATAACCCAGCACCAGACATGGGAATGGGCGGCATGCCAGGAATGATGTAA